Proteins from a genomic interval of Amycolatopsis sp. cg13:
- a CDS encoding CDP-alcohol phosphatidyltransferase family protein has protein sequence MAVSTCTRTPAELGSTVVQQAPALLAQLALLTLLTVTTGLGLAGWAVGVAYLLGLLVLLTQGAWRIRVYRLGPADQVTLARAALIGTVTALVADRLGGHPPLALIVPIAAVALALDALDGYVARRTGTVSALGARFDMEADAFLILVLSVLVATTVGPWVLAIGLMRYAFVGAARLWPWLRAPLRPSWARKAVAALQGIALTAAVAGLAPVVWAGIAVATLSWSFGRDVWWLYRNRAA, from the coding sequence ATGGCTGTCTCCACCTGTACACGAACCCCGGCCGAGCTGGGTTCAACTGTCGTCCAGCAGGCCCCCGCGCTGCTGGCGCAACTCGCGCTGCTGACTTTGCTGACCGTCACGACCGGTCTCGGCCTCGCCGGCTGGGCAGTCGGCGTCGCCTACCTCCTCGGCCTGTTGGTGCTGCTCACCCAGGGCGCCTGGCGGATCCGCGTCTACCGGCTGGGCCCAGCCGACCAGGTGACCCTCGCCCGAGCGGCCCTGATCGGCACCGTGACCGCTTTGGTAGCTGACCGCCTGGGCGGACACCCGCCGCTGGCTTTGATCGTCCCCATCGCGGCGGTCGCCCTGGCCCTGGACGCCCTAGACGGCTACGTCGCCCGCCGCACCGGCACCGTCTCCGCACTGGGCGCCCGCTTCGACATGGAGGCAGACGCGTTCCTGATCCTGGTGCTGAGCGTCCTGGTCGCCACGACGGTCGGCCCGTGGGTCCTGGCGATCGGCCTGATGCGCTACGCCTTCGTCGGGGCGGCCCGGCTGTGGCCGTGGCTCCGGGCCCCGCTGCGCCCTAGTTGGGCACGAAAGGCGGTCGCAGCCTTGCAAGGAATCGCCCTGACAGCTGCGGTGGCCGGGCTCGCGCCGGTGGTTTGGGCGGGGATCGCGGTGGCGACGTTGAGCTGGTCCTTTGGGCGAGATGTGTGGTGGCTGTACCGGAACCGTGCCGCCTGA
- a CDS encoding fatty acid desaturase, with protein sequence MSEMTGTVPLGSTERWTDKKRYLWLIGLVVPSLAFLAIGLHAATGWGVWFWIGPIVILAIVPAIDLVAGLDRSNPPDDVIERLEQDRYYRWITYLFLPIQYVGFVFAFWLIARGELSVVDKIGLAISIGCIGGIGINTAHELGHKKESHERWLSKIALAQSFYGHFYIEHNRGHHVRVATPEDPASSRVGESFYRFWPRTVFGSLKSAWGLERKRYARRDKHPFRIGNDVLNAWLMSAVLWVAMVAWLGVGILPYLVIQAVIGFSLLEVVNYMEHYGMLRQKVGPPERRRYERVDPSHSWNSNNIATNVLLYHLQRHSDHHANPTRRYQTLRDFAESPVLPTGYAGMIVLALFPPLWRRVMDQRVLNHFEGDISRANIQPSKREKVLARHGSSAHETLAVPEDVHGDASEGGMCPGCGYVYDEQRGDPREGFPAGTPWSSIPDSWCCPDCGVREKVDFVAPGRMSV encoded by the coding sequence ATGAGCGAGATGACCGGCACGGTGCCGCTGGGGTCGACCGAACGCTGGACCGACAAGAAGCGCTACCTGTGGCTGATCGGGCTGGTCGTGCCGTCGCTCGCGTTCCTCGCGATCGGCCTGCACGCCGCGACCGGCTGGGGCGTCTGGTTCTGGATCGGGCCGATCGTGATCCTGGCGATCGTGCCCGCGATCGACCTGGTCGCCGGCCTCGACCGGAGCAATCCGCCGGACGACGTGATCGAGCGGCTCGAACAGGACCGGTACTACCGGTGGATCACCTACCTGTTCCTGCCGATCCAGTACGTCGGGTTCGTCTTCGCGTTCTGGCTGATCGCGCGCGGCGAGCTGTCCGTTGTGGACAAAATCGGCCTGGCGATCTCGATCGGCTGCATCGGCGGGATCGGCATCAACACCGCGCACGAACTGGGCCACAAGAAGGAAAGCCACGAGCGCTGGCTGTCGAAAATCGCGCTGGCGCAAAGCTTTTACGGGCACTTCTACATCGAGCACAACCGCGGGCATCACGTGCGCGTCGCGACTCCGGAGGACCCGGCGTCGAGCCGCGTCGGCGAAAGCTTCTACCGGTTCTGGCCGCGCACGGTGTTCGGCTCGCTGAAGTCCGCGTGGGGCCTGGAGCGCAAGCGTTACGCCCGCCGCGACAAGCATCCGTTCCGGATCGGCAACGACGTGCTCAACGCGTGGCTGATGTCCGCGGTGCTGTGGGTGGCGATGGTGGCGTGGCTCGGCGTCGGGATCCTGCCGTACCTGGTGATCCAGGCGGTGATCGGGTTCTCGCTGCTGGAAGTCGTGAACTACATGGAGCACTACGGGATGCTGCGGCAGAAGGTCGGGCCGCCGGAGCGCCGCCGCTACGAGCGCGTGGATCCCAGCCACAGCTGGAATTCCAACAACATCGCGACCAACGTCCTGCTGTACCACCTGCAGCGGCACAGCGATCACCACGCCAACCCGACGCGCCGCTACCAGACCCTGCGCGACTTCGCCGAATCTCCGGTGCTGCCGACCGGGTACGCCGGGATGATCGTGCTCGCGCTGTTCCCGCCGCTGTGGCGGCGCGTGATGGACCAGCGGGTGCTCAACCACTTCGAGGGCGATATCAGCCGGGCGAACATCCAGCCGTCGAAGCGGGAGAAAGTCCTTGCCAGGCATGGCTCTTCTGCACACGAGACGCTGGCCGTGCCGGAGGACGTGCACGGTGACGCCAGCGAAGGCGGGATGTGCCCCGGTTGCGGATACGTCTACGACGAGCAGCGCGGCGACCCGCGCGAAGGCTTCCCGGCCGGTACGCCGTGGTCGTCCATTCCGGACAGTTGGTGCTGTCCCGACTGCGGCGTAAGGGAAAAGGTCGACTTCGTTGCTCCCGGAAGGATGAGTGTGTGA
- a CDS encoding nucleotidyltransferase domain-containing protein: MAVERQGLRSEPVAAAGELARQLFADARVVIVGGSVLTDRRTPTSDLDLVVVTGPRDAPCRQSFTWENWPVEALVHDEATLRAYCADNLVRRWPGIPRLIAEGALVADDGLGTRLQAEMRQRLAAGPAAATSGELDAQRYDLTDLLDDLAGASDPAEIAFIAARVLTKTAQLALLAGQHWQGTGKWLWRELHDHDPRLAEQLATAAPDASRLGAVARAVLDQTGGPLRDGYQVTDPRRP; this comes from the coding sequence GTGGCAGTTGAGCGCCAAGGGTTGAGAAGCGAACCGGTTGCCGCCGCCGGTGAACTTGCCCGCCAGTTGTTCGCGGACGCGCGGGTGGTGATCGTCGGCGGCAGCGTGCTGACCGACCGGCGCACGCCGACGTCCGACCTCGACCTCGTGGTGGTCACCGGACCCCGCGACGCCCCGTGCCGACAGTCGTTCACCTGGGAAAACTGGCCGGTGGAAGCACTGGTGCACGACGAAGCAACCTTGCGCGCCTATTGCGCCGACAATCTGGTCCGCCGCTGGCCAGGGATCCCCCGGCTCATCGCTGAGGGAGCACTCGTGGCCGACGACGGCCTCGGCACCCGGCTGCAGGCCGAGATGCGGCAACGGCTGGCCGCGGGCCCGGCCGCCGCGACGTCGGGCGAACTCGACGCCCAGCGTTACGACCTCACCGACCTGCTCGACGACCTGGCCGGAGCCAGCGACCCGGCCGAGATCGCCTTCATCGCCGCTCGGGTGCTGACCAAGACCGCGCAACTGGCCCTGCTGGCCGGACAGCACTGGCAGGGCACCGGCAAATGGCTGTGGCGCGAACTCCACGACCACGACCCCCGGCTGGCCGAGCAGCTGGCCACCGCCGCGCCCGATGCGTCACGGCTCGGCGCGGTCGCCCGTGCGGTGCTGGACCAGACAGGAGGACCGCTGCGGGATGGATACCAGGTCACCGACCCCCGCCGTCCCTGA
- a CDS encoding cyclopropane-fatty-acyl-phospholipid synthase family protein, producing the protein MNRERLSALAHTRHPIAAPISDDEVQRLLDRSIPREDAVLLDLGCGSAEWLIRALAAYPKLRAVGVDTSEFALSRAREAAAAQGVADRLTLHQQPAAEFPATAEFDTVLCIGSTHAFDGLTDTLATLRTHVRPGGRALLGDAYWESEPTPAAVEIFGDLPDLPELLDQVISAGWTPTHGHTSTRGELDAYEWSWTGSLTEWALDHPEDPDQAEALAAAATHRDEWLRDYRHSFGFACVVLRD; encoded by the coding sequence GTGAACCGTGAACGACTTTCCGCACTCGCCCACACCCGGCATCCCATCGCGGCCCCGATCAGCGACGACGAGGTCCAGCGCCTGCTAGACCGCAGCATCCCGCGCGAGGACGCGGTTCTTTTGGACCTAGGCTGCGGGAGTGCCGAATGGCTGATCCGCGCTCTCGCCGCATACCCGAAACTCCGCGCGGTCGGCGTCGACACCTCGGAATTCGCCCTCTCGCGCGCCCGAGAGGCCGCCGCTGCTCAAGGCGTCGCCGACCGCTTGACCCTCCACCAGCAGCCCGCCGCCGAATTCCCCGCCACCGCCGAATTCGACACCGTCCTGTGCATCGGCTCCACCCACGCCTTCGACGGCTTGACGGACACCCTCGCCACCTTGCGAACCCACGTCCGCCCCGGCGGCCGCGCTCTGCTCGGCGACGCCTACTGGGAATCCGAGCCAACCCCCGCCGCCGTCGAAATCTTCGGCGACCTGCCCGACCTGCCCGAACTCCTCGACCAGGTGATTTCCGCCGGATGGACGCCGACCCACGGCCACACCAGCACGCGCGGCGAACTGGACGCCTACGAATGGTCGTGGACCGGCAGCCTCACCGAATGGGCCCTGGACCACCCGGAAGACCCCGACCAGGCCGAAGCCCTCGCCGCGGCGGCCACTCATCGGGACGAATGGCTCCGGGATTACCGGCACTCGTTCGGCTTCGCCTGCGTCGTGCTGCGCGATTGA
- a CDS encoding NAD(P)/FAD-dependent oxidoreductase, whose amino-acid sequence MTLAVVGASLAGLRAVESARRTGYDGRIVLIGAEDRLPYDRPPLSKAFLAADGPVAVEPFLSADDLRDLGVELQLGTPATGLDPIAREIHTGDTTVPYDAAVIATGAAARVLPDTAGISGIYSLRTADDAVAIRSALDSGARTVVIGAGFIGSEVASAARKRGLPVSIVETLETPLVRAIGPEVGEVCAELHRAAGTDLRLGTRVTGFTSQDGAVTGVRLSTGETLPADLVVAGIGAEPATGWLRDSGLLLHDRDGGVICDGTLAAAHGVYAAGDVAHVANALFDGELMRLEHWTNAAEQGAAAARHALDPASARVFSAVPYFWSDWYSHRIQFVGTPRADEVVVAVPAEHGFTALYRRGDRLVGAFTVDRPRDIMKYRKRIAARAPWSEAVAFALETAA is encoded by the coding sequence ATGACGCTCGCGGTGGTCGGCGCGTCGCTGGCGGGATTGCGAGCGGTCGAATCGGCGCGGCGGACCGGATACGACGGCCGGATCGTGCTCATCGGAGCGGAGGACCGCCTGCCGTACGACCGGCCGCCGCTGTCGAAGGCTTTCCTCGCGGCGGACGGACCCGTTGCGGTGGAACCTTTTCTCAGCGCGGACGACCTGCGCGACCTCGGCGTCGAACTTCAGCTGGGCACTCCCGCGACCGGACTCGACCCGATCGCCCGGGAGATCCACACCGGCGACACGACGGTCCCGTACGACGCAGCGGTGATCGCTACCGGAGCCGCCGCCCGAGTTCTTCCTGACACGGCAGGGATCTCCGGCATTTACTCGCTGCGCACCGCGGACGACGCGGTTGCCATCAGGTCCGCATTGGACAGTGGCGCTAGGACAGTCGTGATCGGTGCCGGTTTCATCGGTTCGGAAGTCGCTTCAGCTGCGCGTAAACGCGGTCTACCAGTGTCCATTGTGGAAACCCTGGAAACGCCTTTGGTGCGCGCGATCGGCCCCGAAGTCGGCGAGGTCTGCGCTGAGCTGCATCGCGCGGCGGGCACTGATCTCCGCCTCGGCACCAGGGTCACCGGCTTTACGTCGCAAGATGGCGCGGTGACCGGCGTGCGGCTGTCAACCGGCGAAACTCTCCCAGCCGACCTCGTCGTCGCGGGAATCGGCGCGGAACCGGCCACCGGCTGGCTGCGCGACAGCGGACTCCTCCTGCACGACCGCGACGGCGGCGTCATCTGCGACGGCACCCTCGCCGCCGCGCACGGCGTCTACGCAGCCGGAGACGTCGCGCACGTGGCGAACGCGTTGTTCGACGGCGAGCTGATGCGGCTGGAGCACTGGACGAACGCGGCCGAGCAGGGTGCGGCCGCGGCTCGGCACGCGCTGGACCCCGCGAGCGCGCGGGTGTTCAGCGCCGTGCCGTACTTCTGGTCCGACTGGTACTCGCACCGCATCCAGTTCGTCGGGACGCCGCGGGCGGACGAGGTCGTCGTCGCGGTTCCCGCCGAGCACGGCTTCACCGCGCTGTACCGGCGCGGCGACCGGCTCGTCGGCGCGTTCACCGTCGATCGGCCGCGCGACATCATGAAGTACCGCAAGCGGATCGCCGCGCGGGCGCCGTGGTCCGAGGCAGTCGCCTTCGCGTTGGAAACGGCCGCATAA
- a CDS encoding TetR family transcriptional regulator: MTAMSVLPVPEGGQYRQPIITAAIELTAKSGWSAVTMARLADLVGVSRQTVYNEIGSKTALAESMISHELRRFLAVVSTAFDRHPDDLVEAIYDAVRAVLELADDNILLRAIASATHGTDNEFLPLLTTRAGTLLTEAKAVLRGRVRSYAPPLDDGQLTVVMDLVVRTVLSHVMQPSGTPAETADGLAWVATRVLGTAPSASMRTRS; this comes from the coding sequence ATGACTGCCATGAGCGTGCTTCCGGTGCCCGAGGGCGGCCAGTACCGGCAGCCCATCATCACCGCCGCCATCGAACTCACCGCGAAATCCGGCTGGTCAGCGGTCACCATGGCGCGGCTGGCCGATCTGGTCGGGGTGAGCAGGCAGACCGTCTACAACGAGATCGGCTCGAAAACCGCGCTCGCCGAGTCGATGATCTCGCACGAACTGCGCCGGTTCCTCGCCGTCGTGAGCACCGCGTTCGACCGGCATCCGGACGACCTCGTCGAGGCGATCTACGACGCCGTCCGCGCGGTGCTCGAACTGGCCGACGACAACATCCTCCTGCGCGCCATCGCCTCCGCGACGCACGGCACCGACAACGAATTCCTGCCGCTGCTGACCACCCGCGCCGGCACCCTGCTCACCGAAGCGAAAGCCGTCCTGCGCGGCCGCGTCCGCAGCTACGCGCCGCCACTCGACGACGGCCAGCTCACCGTCGTCATGGACCTGGTCGTGCGCACCGTGCTGAGCCACGTGATGCAACCGTCGGGCACGCCCGCCGAAACCGCCGACGGCCTGGCGTGGGTCGCCACGCGCGTCCTCGGCACCGCCCCGTCGGCGTCGATGCGCACCCGCTCGTAA
- a CDS encoding 6-carboxytetrahydropterin synthase, giving the protein MFSVTVRDHIMVAHSFRGEVFGPAQRLHGATFVVDATFRRSELDSDNIVVDIGLATQQLGAVLADLNYRNLDDEPDFAGINTSTEYLAKVIADRLADRIHAGELGENARGLAQISVTLHESHAASAGYERSL; this is encoded by the coding sequence TTGTTCAGTGTCACCGTGCGCGATCACATCATGGTCGCCCACAGTTTCCGCGGCGAGGTTTTCGGCCCGGCACAACGCTTGCACGGCGCGACGTTCGTGGTCGACGCGACGTTCCGGCGGTCCGAATTGGACTCGGACAACATCGTCGTCGACATCGGGCTCGCCACGCAGCAGCTGGGCGCGGTGCTCGCCGACCTGAACTACCGGAACCTCGACGACGAACCCGATTTCGCGGGCATCAACACGTCGACGGAATACCTCGCCAAGGTGATCGCCGACCGGCTCGCGGACCGGATCCACGCCGGCGAACTCGGCGAGAACGCGCGCGGGCTGGCGCAGATTTCGGTGACCCTGCACGAATCCCACGCCGCTTCGGCCGGATACGAGCGTTCGTTGTGA
- a CDS encoding DNA polymerase domain-containing protein, translating into MAKADEVREGVSLTNLDQELFVDAGVSKRDLVDYFDAVSDRLLPVLRDRPLSVMRVLRGQDAFMQKNLPKYTPEWVPRAKLWAESSQRTVTYGLCNDRRTLLWFGNQRAVELHPALTRVEPVGQTDLIMDLDPPEGADFSVAVAAARLVRQALADVGLAGALKTSGSKGVHVFVPLVPGLSFEDVAAATRAVGARAERIDPELATTAFIREDRHGKVFLDSTRAGGATVAAAYSPRIRPGAPVSFPVRWADADNVKPADFTVKTAMGLLGNADPWAEELPEPQELPADLVAEGHTIPVARVAAMHEGKRRARARRESGESE; encoded by the coding sequence ATGGCCAAAGCGGATGAGGTGCGCGAAGGGGTTTCCCTGACCAACCTCGACCAGGAGCTGTTCGTCGACGCTGGGGTGAGCAAGCGCGACCTCGTCGACTATTTCGACGCCGTGTCGGACCGGTTGCTGCCGGTGCTGCGCGACCGTCCGCTGTCGGTGATGCGGGTGCTGCGCGGGCAGGACGCGTTCATGCAGAAGAACCTGCCGAAGTACACGCCGGAGTGGGTGCCGCGGGCGAAACTGTGGGCGGAGAGTTCACAACGGACAGTCACCTACGGCCTGTGCAACGACCGCCGGACCCTGCTGTGGTTCGGCAATCAGCGTGCGGTCGAACTGCATCCCGCGCTGACGCGAGTGGAGCCGGTCGGCCAGACCGATCTGATCATGGACCTCGACCCGCCGGAGGGTGCGGATTTCAGCGTCGCGGTGGCGGCGGCTCGGTTGGTGCGGCAGGCCTTGGCCGACGTCGGGCTCGCCGGTGCGTTGAAGACCAGCGGATCCAAGGGCGTGCACGTGTTCGTGCCGCTGGTTCCCGGCCTGTCCTTTGAGGACGTCGCGGCGGCGACCCGGGCGGTCGGTGCGCGGGCGGAACGGATCGATCCGGAGTTGGCGACCACGGCGTTCATCCGGGAAGACCGGCACGGCAAGGTGTTTCTCGACTCGACCCGCGCGGGCGGGGCTACGGTGGCGGCCGCTTACAGTCCGCGAATCCGGCCGGGTGCGCCGGTGTCGTTCCCGGTTCGCTGGGCGGACGCGGACAACGTCAAACCGGCGGATTTCACCGTGAAGACCGCGATGGGGCTGCTGGGCAACGCTGATCCGTGGGCGGAGGAATTGCCGGAGCCACAGGAACTTCCGGCGGATCTCGTGGCCGAGGGGCATACGATCCCGGTCGCCCGGGTCGCGGCGATGCACGAGGGCAAACGCCGGGCCCGGGCGCGACGGGAGTCAGGGGAGAGCGAGTAG
- a CDS encoding VOC family protein, with the protein MTDLVPFLMFQKRDAAEAMAFYTSLFPGDSVLSEERYGAGGPGPEGTIVMAEFTVAGQRVRCSDSFVQHGFDFTPSTSLFVTVDSADELKRVYEALGEGGGTLMPLDDYGFGPFAWVNDRWGVSWQLSAKG; encoded by the coding sequence ATGACCGACCTGGTGCCGTTCCTGATGTTCCAGAAGCGCGACGCCGCCGAGGCGATGGCCTTCTACACCTCGTTGTTCCCCGGCGACTCCGTGCTGTCCGAGGAGCGTTACGGCGCCGGCGGCCCCGGCCCGGAGGGAACGATCGTGATGGCCGAGTTCACCGTCGCCGGGCAGCGCGTGCGGTGCAGCGACAGCTTCGTCCAGCACGGCTTCGACTTCACGCCGTCGACCTCGCTGTTCGTCACCGTCGATTCGGCCGACGAACTCAAGCGGGTCTACGAGGCCCTCGGCGAAGGCGGCGGAACCCTGATGCCGCTCGATGATTACGGCTTCGGGCCGTTCGCGTGGGTCAATGACCGGTGGGGTGTTTCGTGGCAGTTGAGCGCCAAGGGTTGA
- a CDS encoding zinc-binding alcohol dehydrogenase, with amino-acid sequence MTRAVRAFWFTSAAGGEVRSAEVAAPQADEVLVRTRFSALSRGTESLVLRGGVPASQQDIMRAPYQEGDFPWPVKYGYLNVGEVLSGPPELTGRTVFCLYPHQTEYVVPASAVTVVPDDVPAARAVLAGTVETAVNALWDAAPLVGDRIAVVGAGMVGCSVARLLSRFPGVDVQLVDPDPDRAEVADAFGIRYATPETATGDLDLVVHASATDAGLARSLELLGHEGTVVELSWYGDRQVSVPLGENFHSRRLTVRGSQVGTVSPARSARRGYGDRMALALRLLADPAFDVLVTGESAFAELPDVAARLADGTLRGLAHRITYP; translated from the coding sequence TTGACACGGGCGGTGCGGGCTTTCTGGTTCACTTCGGCCGCGGGCGGGGAGGTCCGATCGGCGGAGGTGGCTGCTCCACAAGCCGACGAAGTGCTGGTCCGAACGCGATTCTCGGCGTTGAGCCGAGGTACGGAAAGTCTCGTATTGCGTGGCGGCGTGCCCGCGAGCCAGCAGGACATCATGCGCGCGCCGTATCAGGAGGGCGACTTTCCGTGGCCGGTCAAGTACGGCTACCTGAACGTCGGCGAGGTCCTGTCCGGACCGCCTGAGCTGACCGGCCGCACGGTGTTCTGCCTCTACCCGCATCAGACCGAGTACGTCGTGCCCGCGTCGGCGGTCACGGTGGTGCCGGACGACGTTCCCGCGGCGCGGGCGGTGCTCGCCGGGACTGTCGAGACCGCGGTCAACGCCCTCTGGGACGCGGCACCGCTGGTCGGCGACCGGATCGCGGTGGTCGGGGCGGGGATGGTCGGCTGCAGTGTCGCGCGGCTGCTGTCCCGGTTTCCCGGCGTGGACGTCCAGCTCGTCGACCCCGACCCGGACCGCGCGGAGGTGGCGGACGCGTTCGGCATCCGTTACGCCACCCCGGAAACCGCGACCGGCGACCTCGACCTCGTGGTGCACGCGAGCGCGACTGACGCCGGGCTCGCGCGTTCGCTGGAGCTCCTCGGCCACGAGGGCACCGTGGTCGAGCTGAGCTGGTACGGCGACCGTCAGGTGTCGGTGCCGCTCGGCGAGAACTTCCATTCGCGGCGGCTCACCGTGCGCGGCAGCCAGGTCGGCACCGTTTCCCCCGCTCGCTCGGCGCGGCGCGGGTACGGCGATCGGATGGCGCTGGCGCTGCGGCTGCTCGCGGACCCGGCGTTCGACGTCCTCGTCACCGGCGAATCCGCCTTCGCCGAACTGCCGGACGTCGCGGCACGACTGGCGGACGGAACTCTGCGCGGACTGGCTCACCGGATCACCTACCCGTAA
- a CDS encoding LysR family transcriptional regulator: MEIHHLRYFLAVARELNFTRAARALNMSVPPLSQRIRDLERELGEPLFDRSTHHTRLSEAGEALLPLAESVVSGFDAIPARMRTRDQRADVRLAIPDVLNPAHRRQLSESIRALDGSYRFTLRQMPSLGMESALLSSSLDLAVSHLGTSDDRLSTIVLYREPLGAVVDASRFPDRTSLTLADLRGFQYLQGPRHWDLGSRRAEQLAAQGVLVDPEAQFSDVSGLLIFLRSTKSFTLAPVESATALALDPNECAVLPIDDLVATLTTFLIRRTADTRLDPVVEVLRHARVPD; this comes from the coding sequence GTGGAGATCCACCACCTGCGGTACTTCCTCGCGGTCGCGCGCGAGCTGAACTTCACCCGTGCGGCGCGGGCGTTGAACATGTCCGTGCCGCCGCTCAGCCAGCGCATTCGCGACCTCGAACGCGAGCTGGGCGAGCCGCTGTTCGACCGCTCCACCCACCACACGCGACTGTCCGAGGCGGGAGAAGCGCTGCTGCCGCTCGCCGAATCGGTCGTTTCGGGCTTCGACGCGATTCCGGCCCGGATGCGCACCCGCGACCAGCGCGCCGACGTCCGCCTCGCCATCCCCGACGTGCTCAACCCCGCGCACCGCCGCCAGCTCAGCGAATCGATCCGGGCGCTGGACGGCTCCTACCGGTTCACGCTGCGGCAGATGCCGTCGCTCGGGATGGAGTCGGCACTGCTCAGCAGCTCGCTCGACCTCGCCGTCTCGCACCTGGGCACTTCCGACGACCGGCTGTCCACCATCGTCCTTTACCGCGAGCCGCTCGGTGCCGTGGTGGACGCGTCGCGGTTCCCCGACCGCACCTCGCTCACCCTCGCTGACCTGCGGGGATTCCAGTATCTGCAGGGCCCGCGGCACTGGGATCTCGGCTCCCGGCGCGCGGAGCAACTCGCCGCACAGGGCGTGCTGGTCGATCCGGAGGCACAGTTCTCCGACGTCAGCGGGCTGTTGATCTTCTTGCGCAGCACCAAAAGCTTCACCCTCGCGCCGGTCGAATCCGCGACGGCGCTGGCACTGGACCCGAACGAATGCGCGGTCCTGCCGATCGACGATCTGGTCGCCACGCTCACCACGTTCCTGATCCGGCGCACCGCCGACACGCGGCTGGACCCGGTGGTCGAGGTGCTGCGGCACGCCCGCGTACCCGACTGA
- a CDS encoding class I SAM-dependent methyltransferase, translated as MTTVDSSGYAPEWLALREPADTAARAADLVALLPPSPAVIRDLGCGTGAMGRWLSGRLPKPQRWILHDQDPRLLEIAARSLPSGISVETEQADVTRLDISGTSLVTASALLDLLTKEEIQRLVKSCVDARCPALLTLSVTGSARLTPLDAADEALNDAFNNHQRRDGKLGPESVAFTAAEFQRHGWTVHTRPSPWRLGPEHRELIDTWYRGFVAAAREQDPTLAVPEDRQITEVTVDHQDLLALP; from the coding sequence GTGACCACAGTGGACTCCTCCGGTTACGCTCCGGAATGGCTGGCACTCAGAGAGCCCGCCGACACCGCGGCCCGGGCGGCCGATCTGGTCGCCTTGCTGCCGCCCAGTCCGGCAGTCATCCGGGATCTCGGCTGCGGCACCGGAGCGATGGGACGCTGGTTGAGCGGTCGTCTGCCGAAGCCGCAGCGGTGGATCCTGCACGATCAGGACCCGCGGTTGCTGGAGATCGCGGCTCGCAGCCTTCCCTCAGGGATCAGCGTCGAGACGGAACAAGCTGACGTGACCCGGCTGGACATCAGCGGCACTTCTTTGGTCACGGCTTCCGCATTGTTGGACCTCCTTACCAAGGAGGAGATTCAACGGCTAGTTAAGTCCTGTGTAGACGCCCGATGTCCGGCTTTGCTCACGTTGTCCGTGACCGGATCAGCTCGCCTCACCCCCTTGGACGCGGCAGACGAAGCGCTCAACGACGCATTCAACAACCACCAACGCCGCGACGGGAAGCTAGGCCCGGAATCCGTCGCCTTCACCGCGGCGGAGTTCCAGCGGCACGGTTGGACTGTCCACACCAGACCGTCACCGTGGCGGCTCGGGCCGGAACACCGCGAACTCATCGACACCTGGTACCGCGGATTCGTTGCCGCAGCACGAGAACAAGACCCGACGCTGGCAGTGCCCGAGGATCGGCAGATCACCGAGGTCACCGTGGACCACCAGGATCTACTCGCTCTCCCCTGA
- a CDS encoding ferredoxin: protein MRIEADLNKCDGLGMCEAMAPDFFEVGDEGTVVVLDGNPGEEHRTDLAAAVDACPVLALKLVS from the coding sequence ATGCGGATCGAAGCGGATTTGAACAAGTGCGACGGCCTCGGCATGTGCGAGGCGATGGCTCCGGACTTCTTCGAGGTGGGCGACGAGGGCACGGTCGTCGTGCTCGACGGCAACCCCGGCGAGGAGCACCGGACCGACCTCGCCGCGGCGGTCGACGCCTGCCCGGTTCTCGCACTGAAACTGGTGTCATGA